The following are encoded together in the Paludisphaera mucosa genome:
- a CDS encoding polysaccharide biosynthesis/export family protein: protein MERTGSIRRAGWLVMIAAACAACGCQTVKTPEEAIANSNIPTEFKKVSMPDYVVEPPDLILVEVLEALEGRPISGERLVRPDGKITLGFYGEVYVAGLTIPEVKEKIVLHLRKYLSDDLLGLFEEDPKTGKPIPIDPKDTDRVFVDVTAYNSKNYYVLGDVGAPGKLPITGNETVLDAIQYAGGLMPTAAPQNIRLVRPAPPGACCEQLLPVNIAAITSGGDPTTNYQLMPGDRLVVYRDPIVRTTIFLDRIAAPFQTVINTILQSAFTIRSVQFAAVGVQGAGGAGTGTTTTPSLLTQPGAR, encoded by the coding sequence ATGGAACGCACAGGGAGTATCCGCCGGGCCGGCTGGTTGGTGATGATCGCAGCCGCCTGCGCCGCCTGCGGCTGCCAGACGGTCAAGACGCCGGAAGAGGCGATCGCCAATAGCAATATCCCGACCGAGTTCAAGAAGGTCTCGATGCCGGACTACGTCGTCGAGCCCCCCGACCTGATCCTCGTCGAGGTGCTGGAGGCCCTGGAAGGCCGGCCGATCTCCGGCGAACGCCTGGTCCGCCCCGACGGCAAGATCACCCTGGGCTTCTATGGAGAAGTCTACGTCGCCGGCCTGACCATCCCGGAGGTCAAGGAGAAGATCGTCCTGCACCTCCGCAAATATCTCAGCGACGACCTGCTCGGGCTCTTCGAGGAAGACCCCAAGACGGGCAAGCCGATCCCGATCGACCCCAAGGACACCGACCGGGTGTTCGTCGACGTCACGGCCTACAACAGCAAGAACTACTACGTCCTGGGCGACGTCGGGGCCCCGGGCAAGCTGCCCATCACGGGCAACGAGACCGTCCTCGACGCGATCCAGTACGCCGGCGGCCTGATGCCGACGGCCGCGCCCCAGAACATCCGGCTCGTCCGGCCGGCGCCCCCGGGAGCCTGCTGCGAGCAGCTCCTGCCGGTCAACATCGCCGCGATCACCAGCGGCGGCGACCCGACGACCAACTACCAGCTCATGCCCGGCGACCGGCTCGTGGTCTACCGCGACCCGATCGTGAGGACGACGATCTTCCTCGACCGCATCGCCGCCCCGTTCCAGACCGTGATCAACACGATCCTCCAGAGCGCCTTCACGATCCGGTCGGTGCAGTTCGCCGCCGTGGGAGTGCAGGGCGCGGGGGGCGCCGGGACCGGGACCACCACGACGCCCTCGCTGTTGACCCAGCCGGGCGCCCGCTGA
- a CDS encoding YcjF family protein has product MRPSRLSQSLLIPLAAALTAAALFLAVAMSGDRLGGGKPALLIPLGLAVALTLAWAGWTALATRKAEGRDEREESPPLDPVSLAEAAELQAARAREHIEKIRDVRRREELRGELDRLDEGRVATTSELDVVVFGTVSAGKTSLINALIGREVGATGAVMGTTRQGENHVYTLEGVEGIVRLVDTPGLSEAGLGGGEREQDARRLAQRADLLLFVVDHDLVRGEYAALNELARLGKRTIVVFNKKNRFPDADRTAILARIRSRVEGVVPADDVVTIAAAPRPIPVRVMQPDGSSQTVYEVQDPDVQALRDRIARVLANEGRLLRVANLLLKTRLLGREAESTLDAERRLKCDELVDHYQWVTATTVFANPVPALNLLQGAAVQLDLIADLARVYDLDPGAARLRALGGRLAQAMLKVGLVEAASSVVAGVFKRTPTTFVAAGAVQAVTMAYLARIAGKTLADYFRDGETWGPEGIEGAVLRQFEANSRADFLQEFARQAIDRFLSKVRRKAAPVPDRHAS; this is encoded by the coding sequence ATGCGACCCTCGCGCCTCTCTCAAAGCCTCCTCATCCCCCTCGCCGCCGCTCTGACGGCCGCGGCCCTCTTCCTGGCCGTCGCGATGAGCGGCGACCGTCTCGGCGGCGGGAAGCCGGCGCTCCTGATCCCGCTCGGCCTGGCCGTGGCCCTGACCCTCGCCTGGGCCGGATGGACGGCGCTCGCGACGCGCAAGGCCGAGGGCCGGGACGAGCGCGAGGAGTCGCCGCCGCTCGACCCCGTCTCGCTGGCCGAGGCCGCCGAGCTGCAGGCGGCCCGGGCGCGGGAGCACATCGAGAAGATCCGCGACGTCCGCCGGCGCGAGGAGCTGCGGGGCGAGCTGGACCGGCTGGACGAGGGCCGGGTCGCCACGACGTCGGAGCTGGACGTCGTCGTCTTCGGCACGGTCTCGGCCGGCAAGACGTCGCTCATCAACGCCCTGATCGGCCGCGAGGTGGGCGCGACCGGGGCCGTCATGGGGACGACGCGTCAGGGCGAGAACCACGTCTACACGCTCGAAGGCGTCGAGGGGATCGTCCGCCTGGTCGACACGCCGGGCCTCTCCGAGGCGGGCCTGGGCGGCGGCGAGCGCGAGCAGGACGCGCGGCGGCTGGCCCAGCGGGCCGACCTGCTGCTGTTCGTCGTCGACCACGACCTGGTCCGGGGCGAATACGCCGCCCTGAACGAGCTGGCCAGGCTGGGCAAGCGGACGATCGTCGTCTTCAACAAGAAGAATCGCTTCCCCGACGCCGACCGGACGGCGATCCTCGCCCGGATCCGCAGCCGGGTGGAAGGCGTCGTGCCGGCCGACGACGTGGTGACGATCGCCGCCGCCCCGCGGCCGATCCCGGTCCGCGTCATGCAGCCCGACGGCTCGTCCCAGACGGTTTACGAGGTCCAGGATCCCGACGTCCAGGCCCTCCGCGACCGGATCGCCCGGGTGCTCGCCAACGAGGGGCGGCTGCTCCGCGTCGCCAACCTGCTGCTCAAGACCCGGCTGCTGGGCCGCGAGGCCGAGTCGACGCTGGACGCCGAACGTCGGCTCAAGTGCGACGAGCTGGTGGATCATTACCAGTGGGTCACGGCGACGACCGTCTTCGCCAACCCCGTCCCGGCCCTGAACCTGCTGCAGGGCGCGGCCGTGCAGCTCGACCTGATCGCCGACCTGGCGCGGGTCTACGATCTCGATCCGGGCGCGGCGAGGCTCCGGGCGCTGGGCGGGCGGCTGGCGCAGGCGATGCTCAAGGTCGGCCTGGTCGAGGCCGCGTCGTCGGTCGTCGCGGGGGTCTTCAAGCGGACGCCGACGACCTTCGTGGCGGCGGGCGCGGTGCAGGCGGTCACGATGGCGTATCTCGCCCGGATCGCCGGCAAGACCCTGGCCGACTACTTCCGGGACGGCGAGACCTGGGGCCCGGAGGGGATCGAGGGGGCCGTGCTCCGGCAGTTCGAGGCCAACAGCCGGGCCGACTTCCTCCAGGAGTTCGCCCGCCAGGCGATCGACCGCTTCCTGTCCAAGGTTCGCCGCAAGGCCGCCCCGGTCCCGGACCGCCACGCCTCCTGA
- a CDS encoding exo-beta-N-acetylmuramidase NamZ domain-containing protein — protein MKQPFDGRLAAWFLVGVFGMGGGIARGWEEPARAGDPEPDAETAAQLGFDSDRLKRIDAVVEKAVAAEQIPGAVVLVGRNGGVAYARTFGRRAVEPTAEPMTRDAVFDMASLTKPIATATSVLVLIEEGKLRPSDPIVKYFPELDNHGKGKITVEHLLRHRAGLIPDNAIDDYKDGPEAAWKKIAELQPVARPGAKFIYSDVGYIILGKLVEKVSGQPLDVFAAERVFRPAGMADAHFRPLAGDAAGRPAVDRIAPTEKEGEAFLRGVVHDPRSRALGGVAGHAGLFATADDLATYARMLLDDGLAPNGARILSPLAVRRMADPADTPENQRRGLGWDVATSYSSPRGELFGPSSFGHTGFTGTSLWIDPETQTFVILLTSRLHPTGKGPSPIALRRDLATLAAAALADPPDHRPASAPEPEPAPEVASAPAPTAAVKCGIDVLAARGFDVLKGKRVGLVTNHTGRSADGRPTIDVLFHAPEVKLVKLFSPEHGIRGALDVDKITDGIDEATKLPVVSLYEGKKRKPQDADLADVDVLVYDIQDIGVRYYTYISTLGLVLEAAKANGKGVVVLDRPNPIDGVSVSGPVRDDGIETFVAYHAIPIRHGMTVGEMAKLYNAERKIGAELTVVPCEGWTRDAAFDRTGLLWVNPSPNMRSLTEALLYPGVGWLEGTNLATGRGTDTPFERVGAPWIKPVEWARSLDAMAIPGVGFTPIEFSPTERQYKGEKCGGVQIQITDRAAFDPIKLGLALALTLRREYKEQWKPERMTTLLTDQATYQAILDLKSIEQIEALWGQELAEFDAVRRRHLIYPE, from the coding sequence GTGAAACAGCCGTTCGATGGTCGACTCGCGGCGTGGTTCCTGGTCGGCGTGTTCGGCATGGGCGGCGGGATCGCCCGGGGGTGGGAGGAACCGGCGCGGGCGGGGGACCCGGAACCGGACGCCGAGACCGCGGCGCAGCTCGGTTTCGACTCCGACCGCCTGAAGCGGATCGACGCCGTCGTGGAGAAGGCCGTCGCGGCGGAACAGATCCCCGGGGCGGTGGTCCTGGTGGGCCGCAACGGCGGCGTCGCCTACGCCCGGACCTTCGGCCGGCGGGCCGTCGAGCCGACCGCCGAGCCCATGACCCGCGACGCCGTCTTCGACATGGCCTCGCTCACCAAGCCCATCGCAACCGCGACCTCGGTCCTGGTCCTGATCGAAGAGGGGAAGCTGCGGCCGTCCGACCCGATCGTCAAGTACTTCCCCGAGCTGGACAACCACGGCAAGGGGAAGATCACCGTCGAGCACCTGCTGCGGCACCGCGCCGGGCTGATCCCGGATAACGCGATCGACGACTACAAGGACGGTCCCGAGGCGGCCTGGAAGAAGATCGCCGAGCTGCAGCCGGTGGCCCGGCCGGGCGCGAAGTTCATCTACTCGGACGTCGGCTACATCATCCTGGGCAAGCTCGTGGAAAAGGTCTCGGGCCAGCCCCTGGACGTCTTCGCGGCCGAGCGAGTCTTCCGGCCGGCGGGGATGGCCGACGCCCACTTCCGCCCGCTCGCCGGCGACGCCGCGGGCCGACCGGCGGTCGACCGGATCGCGCCGACCGAGAAGGAGGGCGAGGCGTTCCTGCGGGGCGTGGTCCACGACCCGCGGTCGCGGGCGCTCGGCGGGGTGGCCGGCCACGCCGGGCTCTTCGCGACGGCCGACGACCTGGCGACCTACGCCCGGATGCTCCTCGACGACGGGCTCGCCCCCAACGGCGCCCGCATCCTCAGCCCGCTGGCCGTCCGTCGCATGGCCGACCCGGCCGACACCCCCGAAAACCAGCGCCGGGGGCTGGGGTGGGACGTCGCCACCAGCTACAGCAGCCCCCGGGGCGAGCTGTTCGGCCCGTCGAGCTTCGGCCACACCGGGTTCACCGGCACGAGCCTCTGGATCGACCCGGAGACCCAGACCTTCGTGATCCTTTTGACCAGCCGGCTGCACCCGACCGGCAAGGGGCCCTCGCCGATCGCGCTCCGCCGCGACCTCGCCACGCTGGCCGCCGCGGCGCTCGCCGACCCGCCCGATCACCGGCCGGCGTCCGCCCCCGAGCCCGAGCCGGCCCCGGAAGTCGCGTCGGCTCCCGCGCCGACGGCGGCGGTGAAGTGCGGGATCGACGTCCTCGCGGCGCGCGGCTTCGACGTCCTCAAGGGCAAGCGGGTCGGCCTGGTTACGAACCACACAGGCCGCTCGGCCGACGGCCGCCCCACGATCGACGTCCTCTTCCACGCCCCCGAGGTCAAGCTCGTCAAGCTCTTCAGCCCCGAGCACGGCATCCGCGGCGCGCTCGACGTCGACAAGATCACCGACGGGATCGACGAGGCGACCAAGCTCCCGGTCGTCAGCCTGTACGAGGGCAAGAAGCGCAAGCCCCAGGACGCGGACCTCGCCGACGTCGACGTCCTCGTCTACGACATCCAGGACATCGGCGTCCGCTACTACACCTACATCTCGACCCTCGGTCTGGTGCTCGAAGCGGCTAAGGCGAACGGCAAGGGCGTGGTCGTCCTCGACCGCCCCAACCCGATCGACGGGGTCTCGGTCTCGGGCCCGGTCCGCGACGATGGGATCGAGACGTTCGTCGCCTACCACGCGATCCCCATCCGCCACGGCATGACCGTCGGCGAGATGGCGAAGCTGTACAACGCCGAGCGCAAGATCGGCGCCGAGCTGACGGTCGTCCCCTGCGAGGGCTGGACCCGAGACGCCGCCTTCGACCGCACGGGGCTGCTCTGGGTCAATCCTTCGCCCAACATGCGGAGCCTTACCGAGGCCTTGCTCTATCCCGGCGTCGGCTGGCTCGAAGGGACGAACCTGGCGACCGGCCGCGGCACCGACACGCCCTTCGAACGCGTCGGCGCGCCCTGGATCAAGCCCGTCGAATGGGCCCGCTCGCTCGACGCCATGGCGATCCCGGGCGTCGGCTTCACCCCGATCGAGTTCTCGCCGACCGAGCGCCAGTACAAGGGAGAGAAGTGCGGCGGCGTCCAGATCCAGATCACCGACCGGGCCGCGTTCGACCCGATCAAGCTGGGCCTGGCCCTGGCGCTCACCCTGCGTCGGGAGTACAAGGAGCAGTGGAAGCCCGAGCGCATGACGACGCTGCTCACGGATCAGGCGACGTACCAGGCGATCCTCGACCTCAAGAGCATCGAGCAGATCGAGGCCCTCTGGGGCCAGGAGCTGGCCGAGTTCGACGCCGTCCGCCGCCGCCACCTGATCTATCCCGAGTGA
- a CDS encoding ExbD/TolR family protein, with protein MARRGGGIEMDGPDVPVAPMLDMAFQLLTFFVLTYRAAPVEGQFVMNLLPAQPATSMAAAPAEASAANDLPATLRTLPVVLRADDAGRLAQVSIAEVDVSNDPKALEQELDRHFLDPDAPFDQTLIKVDPNLRYAELMTIIDAFTNAFVKAKKEPKLSFDELRGDDGG; from the coding sequence GTGGCGCGTCGAGGCGGTGGGATCGAGATGGACGGGCCCGACGTGCCGGTCGCGCCGATGCTCGACATGGCGTTCCAGCTCCTGACGTTCTTCGTCCTGACCTACCGCGCCGCGCCGGTGGAGGGGCAGTTCGTGATGAACCTGCTCCCCGCCCAGCCCGCGACCTCGATGGCCGCGGCCCCCGCCGAGGCGTCGGCCGCCAACGACCTGCCGGCCACCCTGCGGACCCTGCCCGTCGTCCTGAGGGCCGACGACGCCGGCCGATTGGCGCAGGTCAGCATCGCCGAGGTCGACGTCTCGAACGACCCGAAGGCCCTGGAGCAGGAGCTCGACCGCCACTTCCTGGACCCCGACGCCCCCTTCGACCAGACCCTCATCAAGGTCGACCCCAACCTGCGCTACGCCGAGCTGATGACGATCATCGACGCCTTCACCAACGCGTTCGTCAAGGCGAAGAAGGAGCCCAAGCTGAGCTTCGACGAGCTGCGGGGCGACGACGGAGGCTGA
- a CDS encoding tyrosine-protein phosphatase encodes MLRPATVVPDAAPARVDVRPEPPRRVSRLFRRSAQYFGLAALLFFGSLALRPYVSQNLGVIAPGRALRSAQPTSGLKGLIDEHRLASILNLRGGEPGDDWYAHEVRTTAGAGVDFFDLPLSAVRRPSRRELLLLIDVLVAARPPLLIHCRAGADRTGLATVVYNLMVLGRPPEEAMAAFTVFHGHFPIFGTQHLHEPIDEYAAWLKERGLSHAPDRFRRWAREEYRAPDPPGDPRPLPAGPRRPK; translated from the coding sequence ATGCTCCGACCAGCGACCGTCGTCCCCGACGCCGCGCCGGCCCGGGTCGACGTCCGACCGGAGCCGCCGCGACGCGTCAGCCGTCTCTTCCGGCGCTCGGCCCAGTATTTCGGGCTGGCGGCCCTGCTCTTTTTCGGGTCGCTGGCGCTGCGACCCTACGTCAGCCAGAACCTGGGCGTGATCGCACCCGGCCGCGCCCTCCGCTCGGCGCAGCCGACCTCGGGGCTCAAGGGCCTGATCGACGAGCACAGGCTGGCCTCGATCCTCAACCTCCGCGGGGGCGAGCCCGGCGACGACTGGTACGCCCACGAGGTCCGAACCACGGCCGGGGCGGGCGTCGATTTCTTCGACCTCCCCCTGAGCGCCGTGCGCAGGCCCAGCCGCCGCGAGCTGCTGCTGCTCATCGACGTGCTCGTCGCCGCCCGGCCCCCGCTGCTGATCCACTGCCGCGCCGGGGCCGACCGCACCGGCCTGGCGACGGTCGTCTACAACCTGATGGTGCTGGGCCGGCCCCCCGAAGAGGCGATGGCGGCCTTCACCGTCTTCCACGGCCATTTCCCGATCTTCGGCACCCAGCACCTCCACGAGCCGATCGACGAGTACGCCGCCTGGCTCAAGGAGCGCGGGCTGTCCCACGCGCCCGACCGGTTCCGCCGCTGGGCGCGCGAGGAGTACCGGGCTCCCGACCCCCCGGGCGACCCCCGCCCGCTCCCCGCCGGCCCGCGGCGGCCCAAGTGA
- a CDS encoding MotA/TolQ/ExbB proton channel family protein, whose amino-acid sequence MRLRQGIRRTGGAWLAFSAATALLAWLAAGGAARLSAQEPAKETAPPAAEAPAPAPAQPEAAAPPADGKAEEPARAEGAATPAAEGTAPAAPENMLQWAIRASGPIGVFLVFLSVYFTALVIRLFIEYRVTEAVPPPLVEKLEAAIRDKKFQEAYDLCRDNDSFLARLVRTGIANLPNGRAEAKEAMATTSAEIVTELEMKISYLATIGTLGPMIGLVGTVWGMIESFREIATAAGAQPRPDKVAAGISTALFITLEGVSLSVPAIFFFAFFRNRVAAMTIEANRVADRTINSLVTAAKTTSKPTA is encoded by the coding sequence ATGCGTCTGCGACAGGGGATCCGCCGGACGGGCGGGGCTTGGCTGGCGTTCTCGGCGGCGACGGCCTTGCTGGCCTGGCTGGCGGCCGGAGGCGCGGCGCGGCTCTCGGCCCAGGAGCCGGCGAAGGAAACGGCCCCCCCGGCCGCGGAAGCCCCGGCCCCCGCGCCGGCCCAGCCCGAAGCGGCCGCTCCGCCCGCGGACGGCAAGGCCGAGGAGCCCGCCAGGGCCGAAGGTGCCGCGACGCCCGCCGCAGAAGGGACCGCCCCGGCCGCGCCCGAGAACATGCTGCAGTGGGCCATCCGCGCCTCGGGGCCGATCGGCGTCTTCCTCGTCTTCCTGTCGGTCTACTTCACCGCCCTGGTCATCCGCCTGTTCATCGAGTACCGCGTGACCGAGGCCGTGCCGCCTCCGCTGGTCGAGAAGCTCGAGGCGGCGATCCGCGACAAGAAGTTCCAGGAGGCGTACGACCTCTGCCGCGACAACGACTCGTTCCTGGCCCGGCTGGTGCGGACCGGGATCGCCAACCTCCCCAACGGCCGCGCCGAGGCCAAGGAGGCGATGGCCACGACGTCGGCCGAGATCGTCACCGAACTGGAGATGAAGATCAGCTACCTGGCCACGATCGGCACGCTCGGCCCGATGATCGGGCTGGTGGGCACGGTCTGGGGCATGATCGAGAGCTTCCGCGAGATCGCCACCGCCGCCGGCGCCCAGCCCCGGCCCGACAAGGTGGCCGCCGGCATCTCGACGGCCCTGTTCATCACGCTCGAGGGCGTCTCGCTGTCGGTGCCGGCGATCTTCTTCTTCGCCTTCTTCCGCAACCGGGTCGCCGCGATGACCATCGAGGCCAACCGCGTCGCCGACCGCACCATCAACTCGCTGGTGACGGCCGCCAAGACCACCTCCAAGCCCACGGCCTGA
- a CDS encoding DUF167 domain-containing protein: MIELTPSKEGVLVNVHAQPGARRSGVLGEHAGAIRVAVTAAPDKGKANAAILDVLAQALGLRTSQLALISGETSRRKRVLLADITPEDAGRRIAEALPIPKPEVDSR; encoded by the coding sequence GTGATCGAGCTGACTCCTAGCAAGGAGGGCGTCCTCGTGAACGTCCACGCCCAGCCAGGCGCCCGCCGCAGCGGGGTCCTCGGCGAGCACGCCGGGGCGATCCGCGTGGCCGTGACCGCCGCCCCCGACAAGGGGAAGGCCAACGCCGCGATCCTCGACGTCCTCGCCCAGGCGCTCGGCCTGCGGACCTCGCAGCTCGCCCTGATCTCCGGCGAGACCTCGCGCCGCAAGCGAGTCCTCCTCGCCGACATCACCCCCGAGGATGCCGGCCGACGAATCGCCGAGGCCCTCCCTATCCCCAAGCCCGAAGTCGATTCTCGTTAA
- a CDS encoding YcjF family protein — MGTTPGGQKPDQDAGAGALGPLLDDLQHAADVAAGTTSPDAVERARDSLKATLDALQLTPEEAKAMAPELARLRELAVKLDETTVEIVAFGMVSRGKSSVLNALLGRDLFEVGATHGTTVRRSTQEWAESGGGGFPEARLILVDTPGIDEVGGEVREAQARDAARRADLILFVVSGDMQRIEIDALIELRRHKKPILLVFNQVDRYPDADRDAIHAMLEDERVKGFVRPEDVVLCAARPDPVLVKVRTPDGATRTEWERPAPLIEPLKVRILDVLEREGKALVALNTLLTAGDLHAEILERKVRIREDAANRLIWNYSLAKGAAVALNPIPVADLAGGLAVDVAMILALSRVYGIPLSRSAAVRLVRDMSLALGATGLIQVATRLVGSGVKASMAGLTVMSGGLAAPLTALGYGAIGLTQAVASSSASYVIGRAAGTYLRQGGQWGPRGVKTVVQELLAQAKADSIVDRLRDELKSQLKR, encoded by the coding sequence ATGGGTACGACGCCGGGCGGTCAGAAGCCCGATCAGGACGCCGGGGCCGGGGCGCTCGGCCCGCTGCTCGACGACCTGCAGCACGCCGCGGACGTCGCCGCCGGAACGACCTCGCCCGACGCCGTCGAGCGGGCCCGGGACAGCCTGAAGGCCACGCTCGACGCCCTCCAGCTCACGCCCGAGGAAGCGAAGGCGATGGCCCCGGAGCTGGCCCGGCTCCGCGAGCTGGCCGTGAAGCTCGACGAGACGACCGTCGAGATCGTCGCCTTCGGGATGGTCAGCCGGGGCAAGTCGTCGGTCCTCAACGCCCTCCTCGGCCGCGACCTTTTCGAGGTCGGCGCGACCCACGGCACGACCGTCCGGCGTTCGACCCAGGAGTGGGCCGAATCGGGCGGCGGCGGGTTCCCGGAGGCCCGCCTGATCCTGGTCGACACCCCCGGCATCGACGAGGTCGGCGGCGAGGTCCGCGAGGCCCAGGCCCGCGACGCCGCCCGTCGCGCCGACCTGATCCTGTTCGTCGTCTCGGGCGATATGCAGCGGATCGAGATCGACGCCCTGATCGAGCTTCGCCGCCACAAGAAGCCGATCCTGCTCGTCTTCAACCAGGTCGACCGCTACCCCGACGCCGACCGCGACGCGATCCACGCCATGCTGGAGGACGAGCGCGTGAAGGGCTTCGTCCGCCCCGAGGACGTCGTCCTCTGCGCCGCACGGCCCGACCCGGTCCTGGTCAAGGTACGGACCCCGGACGGCGCGACCCGGACCGAGTGGGAGCGCCCCGCCCCCCTGATCGAGCCCCTGAAGGTGCGGATCCTCGACGTCCTGGAGCGCGAGGGCAAGGCGCTCGTGGCGCTCAACACCCTGCTGACCGCCGGCGACCTCCACGCCGAGATCCTCGAGCGCAAGGTGCGGATCCGCGAGGACGCCGCGAACCGCCTGATCTGGAACTACTCGCTGGCGAAGGGGGCGGCCGTCGCGCTCAACCCGATCCCGGTGGCCGACCTGGCGGGGGGCCTCGCGGTCGACGTGGCGATGATCCTGGCGCTCAGCCGGGTCTACGGCATCCCCCTCTCGCGGTCGGCCGCCGTCCGGCTGGTCCGCGACATGAGCCTGGCCCTGGGCGCGACCGGCCTGATCCAGGTGGCGACCCGGCTCGTCGGCAGCGGCGTGAAGGCGTCGATGGCGGGCCTGACCGTGATGTCCGGCGGCCTGGCCGCGCCCCTGACGGCCCTGGGCTACGGGGCGATCGGGCTGACGCAGGCCGTGGCGTCGTCGTCGGCCTCGTACGTCATCGGCCGCGCCGCCGGCACGTACCTGAGGCAGGGGGGGCAATGGGGCCCGCGCGGCGTCAAGACGGTCGTCCAGGAGCTCCTCGCCCAGGCCAAGGCCGACTCGATCGTCGATCGCCTCCGCGACGAGCTGAAGTCGCAGCTCAAGCGATGA
- a CDS encoding YggS family pyridoxal phosphate-dependent enzyme, whose protein sequence is MNSDRIRENLLTVQGRIAQAARRSGREPAAVTLVAVTKKRPVELLRPLLEAGTLDLGENYPQELWEKVEALSGAPAPIRWHLIGHLQGNKARRTLPMVRLIHAVDSLKLLKTLDDLAAEVADPPEVCLQVNTSAEEAKHGWKDASVLADADAIAACSRIKVAGLMTMAAYGTDAETARPSFVRLRAIRDSLARLTGLPLRSLSMGMSNDYEAAVEEGATLVRVGSALFEGVEP, encoded by the coding sequence ATGAACAGCGACCGAATCCGCGAGAACCTCCTCACCGTCCAGGGCCGGATCGCCCAGGCCGCCCGCCGATCGGGCCGCGAGCCGGCCGCGGTGACGCTCGTCGCCGTCACCAAGAAGCGGCCCGTCGAGCTGCTGCGGCCCCTGCTGGAGGCCGGCACCCTCGACCTGGGCGAGAACTACCCGCAGGAACTCTGGGAGAAGGTCGAGGCTCTGTCCGGCGCCCCGGCCCCGATCCGCTGGCACCTGATCGGCCACCTGCAAGGCAACAAGGCCCGGCGGACCCTGCCGATGGTCCGGCTGATCCACGCCGTGGACTCGCTCAAGCTGCTGAAGACGCTCGACGACCTGGCCGCCGAGGTCGCCGACCCGCCCGAGGTCTGCCTGCAGGTCAACACGTCGGCCGAGGAGGCCAAGCACGGCTGGAAGGACGCCTCGGTCCTCGCCGACGCCGACGCCATCGCCGCCTGCTCCCGCATCAAGGTCGCCGGCCTGATGACGATGGCCGCCTACGGCACAGACGCCGAGACCGCCCGACCCTCGTTCGTCCGCCTCCGGGCCATCCGCGACTCGCTGGCCCGATTGACCGGCCTGCCGCTGCGAAGCCTCTCGATGGGGATGTCGAACGACTACGAGGCCGCCGTCGAGGAGGGCGCGACGCTCGTCCGGGTCGGCTCCGCGCTCTTCGAGGGGGTCGAGCCGTGA
- a CDS encoding ExbD/TolR family protein has translation MSGGVISKEKAEPNLTPLLDIVFQLITFFMLVINFASDNYDQRVNLPDAGSARPVEDDARISEDRLVLNVDSEGRLLHGDEAQGIDAAVQTIRHQADLVKLGLKASGVKFDAATGSLPTTIILRADKETSFGAVLGIIKACQAQGFRKFALKAMIRS, from the coding sequence ATGAGCGGGGGAGTGATCTCCAAGGAGAAAGCGGAGCCGAACCTCACGCCGCTGCTGGACATCGTGTTCCAGCTGATCACCTTCTTCATGCTCGTCATCAACTTCGCCAGCGACAACTACGACCAGCGCGTCAACCTCCCCGACGCCGGCTCCGCCCGGCCGGTGGAGGACGACGCGCGGATCTCCGAGGACCGCCTGGTCCTCAACGTCGACTCCGAGGGCCGGCTGCTCCACGGCGACGAGGCGCAGGGGATCGACGCGGCCGTTCAGACGATCCGACACCAGGCCGACCTGGTGAAGCTGGGCCTCAAGGCGTCGGGCGTCAAGTTCGACGCGGCCACGGGCTCGCTCCCCACGACCATCATCCTCCGCGCCGACAAGGAGACCTCCTTCGGCGCCGTCCTGGGGATCATCAAGGCGTGCCAGGCCCAGGGCTTCCGCAAGTTCGCCCTCAAGGCCATGATCCGCAGCTGA